A region from the Lolium perenne isolate Kyuss_39 chromosome 4, Kyuss_2.0, whole genome shotgun sequence genome encodes:
- the LOC127294210 gene encoding serine/threonine-protein kinase ATG1t isoform X1: protein MAGRSTEEAPATVSGYELRERLGGRPPFTSVWRAILLSTGAPAAVKQVWLAGLPGRLRDSLDCELRFLAAVSHPNIVRLLEVIQTQGCLYLVMELCEGGDLASYIERSGRVEERVARNFMRQIGAGLQVLRRHHVVHRDLKPENILLSCPDSNAILKISDFGLSRVLHPGEFADTACGTRLYMAPEVMLFQKYDDKVDLWSIGAILFELLNGYPPFRGRSNVQLLQCINRTRSLPFSELVTPSLHPDSIDICTRLLCANPVERLSLQDFINHGFLRPQMPQ, encoded by the exons ATGGCAGGGAGGAGTACGGAGGAGGCGCCGGCGACGGTGAGCGGCTACGAGCTGCGGGAGCGCCTGGGCGGGAGGCCCCCGTTCACGTCCGTGTGGCGCGCGATCCTGCTGTCGACCGGCGCCCCCGCGGCGGTGAAGCAGGTGTGGCTGGCCGGCCTCCCCGGCCGCCTCCGGGACAGCCTCGACTGCGAGCTCCGCTTCCTCGCTGCCGTCAGCCACCCCAACATCGTCCGCCTCCTCGAAGTCATCCAG ACTCAGGGCTGCCTCTACCTCGTCATGGAACTCTGCGAAGGAGGAGACCTGGCGAGCTACATCGAGCGGAGCGGCAGGGTGGAGGAGCGCGTGGCCAGAAATTTCATGAGACAAATCG GAGCTGGTTTGCAAGTGCTCCGCAGGCACCATGTCGTCCACCGGGACTTGAAACCTGAG AATATCCTACTCTCTTGTCCTGACAGCAATGCGATACTCAAAATATCTGATTTCGGCCTCTCCAG GGTTCTTCATCCTGGGGAGTTTGCAGACACAGCCTGTGGCACCCGTTTGTACATGGCCCCAGAAGTCATGCTGTTTCAGAAGTACGATGACAAG GTAGACTTGTGGAGTATCGGTGCCATCCTCTTTGAGCTCTTGAATGGTTACCCGCCGTTCCGCGGTAGAAGCAATGTGCAG TTGCTTCAGTGCATAAACAGGACTAGGTCCCTTCCATTCTCGGAACTCGTCACACCCAGCCTGCATCCTGACTCAATCGACATATGCACCAGACTACTATGCGCAAATCCAG TGGAGCGGCTGTCCTTGCAAGATTTCATCAACCACGGCTTCCTCAGGCCACAAATGCCACAGTGA
- the LOC127294210 gene encoding serine/threonine-protein kinase ATG1t isoform X2, which produces MAGRSTEEAPATVSGYELRERLGGRPPFTSVWRAILLSTGAPAAVKQVWLAGLPGRLRDSLDCELRFLAAVSHPNIVRLLEVIQTQGCLYLVMELCEGGDLASYIERSGRVEERVARNFMRQIGAGLQVLRRHHVVHRDLKPENILLSCPDSNAILKISDFGLSRVLHPGEFADTACGTRLYMAPEVMLFQKYDDKVDLWSIGAILFELLNGYPPFRGRSNVQCINRTRSLPFSELVTPSLHPDSIDICTRLLCANPVERLSLQDFINHGFLRPQMPQ; this is translated from the exons ATGGCAGGGAGGAGTACGGAGGAGGCGCCGGCGACGGTGAGCGGCTACGAGCTGCGGGAGCGCCTGGGCGGGAGGCCCCCGTTCACGTCCGTGTGGCGCGCGATCCTGCTGTCGACCGGCGCCCCCGCGGCGGTGAAGCAGGTGTGGCTGGCCGGCCTCCCCGGCCGCCTCCGGGACAGCCTCGACTGCGAGCTCCGCTTCCTCGCTGCCGTCAGCCACCCCAACATCGTCCGCCTCCTCGAAGTCATCCAG ACTCAGGGCTGCCTCTACCTCGTCATGGAACTCTGCGAAGGAGGAGACCTGGCGAGCTACATCGAGCGGAGCGGCAGGGTGGAGGAGCGCGTGGCCAGAAATTTCATGAGACAAATCG GAGCTGGTTTGCAAGTGCTCCGCAGGCACCATGTCGTCCACCGGGACTTGAAACCTGAG AATATCCTACTCTCTTGTCCTGACAGCAATGCGATACTCAAAATATCTGATTTCGGCCTCTCCAG GGTTCTTCATCCTGGGGAGTTTGCAGACACAGCCTGTGGCACCCGTTTGTACATGGCCCCAGAAGTCATGCTGTTTCAGAAGTACGATGACAAG GTAGACTTGTGGAGTATCGGTGCCATCCTCTTTGAGCTCTTGAATGGTTACCCGCCGTTCCGCGGTAGAAGCAATGTGCAG TGCATAAACAGGACTAGGTCCCTTCCATTCTCGGAACTCGTCACACCCAGCCTGCATCCTGACTCAATCGACATATGCACCAGACTACTATGCGCAAATCCAG TGGAGCGGCTGTCCTTGCAAGATTTCATCAACCACGGCTTCCTCAGGCCACAAATGCCACAGTGA